The genomic region CGGAACTCGTCATACACCGCTTCTTCAATGATAAATCGTTTCGCTGCCACGCAAGTTTGGCCCGCATTGTAGGTACGGCCTTGGACACAAATTTTGGCTGCTTTCTGGATATCGGCATCTGCAAGCACCAGGTAGGCATCGTTGCTACCCAGTTCAAGCACGGTTTTCTTCAGCACTTTAGCAGCACGCTGGGCCACGGCTCGGCCCGCGTTGGGGCTACCGGTCAGCGTAACGCCACGCACCAGTTTGTGCTCGATGACCGCGTCTGACACCTCGTGGTCAATCAGCAGCGTGCGGAACGCGTGTTCCGGCATACCGGCATCCCTGTAAAGCTTTTCAACTTCCAGCGCCATGCCCCATACATTGTTAGCGTGTTTCAGTAGCACGGTGTTACCAGCCATGAGATTGGCGGCGCTATAACGGATGACCTGGTAGAGCGGAAAATTCCAGGGTTGGATGCCGTAAATCACACCCAGAGGCTGGTAGGAGACTACTGCACGGCCACCCGAAAGCTCCCGTGTTTCATCCGCCAGTGCCTTGGGGCCCTGTTCGGCGGTGTACTCACAAACCGCCGCACACAGCTCACATTCCTGTTTGCCCTCAGCGAGGGTTTTACCCATCTCACGAGTCATCAGCGCGGCGTAGTCGTCTTGGCGCTCCCGAATTAGCGCGGCGGTTTTACGCAAAATATCTACGCGTTCGCCGAACCCGGTTTTGCGCCAGCTAAGAAAAGCATGATGAGTTTGTTCGACAATGCTCTCTGCCTCATGGCGGGACATCATAGGATAGGTTTCAAGAACTTCTTCCGTGGCGGGATTGATGGTCTTATGTGTGTTTGACATCAGGTTGCCTCCTCGATGGGCAATGACGGGCGAACCCGTATCAGGTCAACCGTCATAAAATGGTACTGCTAGCCAAATATATCATGGCCGCCCACGCCCCAAAGGGAAGGTTACATAACTGTATAACTCACAACGACCTGAGCGGCAGAGACCAGCGAGACGCCCAAAATAGGCACGGCGAATCCAGACCTTCGCGCCCTACACGTGCAATAAAATCATATTTTTGTGACTAAACTTTAACCATTCGCCTCAAGCACGATGGTGTCACCTTCAAGCCGATCATGGCGGCAGTCTTAAATATTTGTCATAACGCCGACCAGAATCCCGCGGGCGCACTAAGCTGTATTGGATCGCCCCTAATTGAAGGCGGCGGAAAACGTCGAATTCTGAACACTGCAGAGAGAGGAGCCCGCTCATGTCTGACTCCAAAAACCCGTCGCAGCACGCCAAAGGCAAGGGTGGCGAATTACATCAACACGCAGACACCACCCACCCGACCATGACTACGCAGCAAGGTGCTCCTGTCGCCGATGATCAAAACTCCCTGCGCGCAGGCGCGCGCGGTCCGGGGCTGTTGGAAGACCACGTAATGCGTGAAAAGATCTTCCACTTCGACCATGAGCGTATTCCAGAACGCGTTGTTCATGCTCGCGGGGTTGGCTTTCACGGGTACTTCGAGAACTACAGCGATCAGTCGGAACTCACTGCAGCAGACTTGTTCCAGCGCCCGGGTGAACAGACGCCCGTTTTTGCGCGATTCTCAACGGTTGCTGGCAACAAAGGGTCCGCAGATCTGCCCCGCGATGTTCGCGGCTTCGCCACAAAATTTTACACACGCCAAGGCAACTGGGATCTGGTGGGCAATAATATGCCGGTGTTTTTCATTCAGGACGCCATGAAGTTTCCCGACCTGGTACACGCGGTGAAAGAAGCGCCGGATCGCGGTTTTCCACAGGCCCAGTCGGCGCACGATAACTTCTGGGACTTTGTCGGACTGATGCCAGAGAGCATGCACATGCTGATGTGGACCATGTCTGACCGAGCCATCCCGCGATCGCCCCGTTTTATGGAAGGTTTTGGTGTGCACAGCTTTCGCTTTGTGAACGCACAGGGCGTATCACAATTTGTGAAATTTCACTGGAAACCCAAGCACGGTATGCAATCGGTGGTGTGGAACGAAGCTCTAAAAATAAACGGTGCCGACCCGGACTTTCACCGTCGTGATATGTGGGACGCCATTCAGCGCGGCGACTACCCGGAGTGGGAGTTAGGCGTGCAGATATTTGATGACGCTTTTGCTGAAAAATTCGAATTCGACATTCTGGACGCCACCAAGCTGATTCCCGAAGAGCAGGTGCCCATTACGCCCTTGGGTAAAATGGTGCTGAATCGCGCTGTCGATAACTTTTTTGCCGAGACCGAGCAGGTCGCCTTCTGCACTCAGAATATCGTGCGCGGTATCGATCACTCCAACGATCCTCTGCTTCAAGGCCGGAATTTTTCTTACCTGGATACCCAAACCAAACGTTTAGGTGGCCCTAACTTTACCCATATTCCCATTAACGCTCCCAAATGCCCCATGCATCATTTCCAGCAAGATGGACACATGGCGATGACCAACCCCACAGGCCGCGTTAATTACGAGCCCAACAGCTGGGAAAATAACCCGGGTCCCCGTGAAAATCCGACCGACGGTTTCCATAGCTACGCAGAGGAGATAGAAGGCACGAAAGTTCGCGAACGCTCACCCAGCTTTTCAGATCACTACAGCCAGGCCGGGCAGTTTTACATCAGCCAGACCGATACCGAACAAGGCCACATAGCCGATGCCTTCGTGTTTGAATTGAGCAAGGTTGAGCGCGCGGATATTCGCCTGCGCATGGTCGCTCATCTGCGGAATGTCGACGAGAGTCTAGCAAAAACTGTGGCGGATGGGCTTGGGCTCGAGTCGCTTCCTGAGGCACCAACACCCGCTGCAACACCCCGTAAAGACCTTCCCTCTTCAGACGCACTTAGCATTTTGAAGAACGGCCCGGGCAGCTTCAGCGGTCGCAAACTAGGCGTGTTTGTCAGCGAAGGCACCGACGCGAAAACATTCGATGCTCTCAAAGCAGCCGCCGAAAAAGAAGGGGCAGTTGTCGCCGTCATTGCGCCTCACATTAGCGGCGTATGTGACAGCAATGGGCGCAAGATACCGGCAAATGAAAAGATTGATGGCGGCCCTTCCGTGCTGTTCGATGCCGTTGCCCTGATGCCCGGTTCGCAGGGCTTAGATCAGCTGGCAAATCACGGCCCAGTGCGCGACTTTATTAATGACGCCTTCGCACACTGCAAATTCATTGGCTTTAACGAGTCCGCCAGAAAACTGTTTAAAGCTGTGGGTATCGAGCAAAAACTGGATGACGGCTGCCTATTACTGGATGCCAACGAAGCAGACGATGCTGCGTCTAATTTCATCGAGAAGTGTCGGAGCCTGCGTTATTGGCCCCGAGAAGGAGCCATCAATAAAGTGTAGATTTTCAGGAGACATGATGAAAGACGGAACTTCGCGCCAACCCAAGGGACTAGCCCGCATTAAAGGGCTGGCGCGACGACTGATATACTCCCGACACGCTTTCTGGGGATTAGGTATTGCGTCTTTTCTTGAGTCCATTCTCATACCCATCCCGCTCGAGGCAATCCTCATTCCCTTGATGCAGGCCCGCCGCAGTCAGATATTCCTCCTCAGTACTATTGCCCTGCTCGGCTGTCTGGCAGGCGCCACTGTTGGCTATTATGTCGGCTATTTCGTGTTTGATGCCGTCGGGCAGCAGCTCGTGGATATGATCTCAACGCCCGAGCAATTCGAGCAAGTGCGCATGCGAATGGAGGAGGACGGGTTCTGGTTCGTCATGAGTGTAGGTGTTATTCCGATTCCGTTTCAGATTGCCATGCTAGCAGCCGGTGCAACCAGCTATTCCTTCTTCCTGTTTATGCTCGCGTCTGCCTTGTCACGGGCACTGAGATACTATGGTCTGGGGCTGCTGGTTGTTATTGCAGGCAATCGTGCTCAAGCTATTTTCGAACGTCACAAAGTGTCTGCTATCATCGTGATTACAATAGTTGTGTTTGTGATTTGGGGCTGGGCTTTATTGAGCGGTTGACCAAAAAAATTACTCTTTCCCGGCTTGTGGTCTATAAATAACCAGACGTGAGGTTATTTTCTCGTAACAGATCGTTCGCGCGCTTCTACATTTGCTATTCAAAAAGACAATATAACTGCCAAAGGTTATTGCGAGACTCAATTCGGATGATGTCAAATCCAGCAGGCAAGACCACAATTTCTTCACTTGATTTTCTCCCTAGTGGGAGCGAAATGGGCCGGTTTATCCGCGACCATGACTGGTTTGATAGCGCTCTCGGTTCGCCTCAGCAGTGGTCACAATCACTGCGTACCGTATTGCGGCTGATGCTTAATACGGCACAACCGATGGCGGTTTTTTGGGGCGAACACGGCACCTGCCTATACAACGATGCGTTTCGTCAATCCCTCGTTTCCGAGCAGCATCCCGACTCGCTGGGGCAGCCTGCAAGTGAAGTCTGGAGGGAAACCTGGCCCATGATCGGTTCAATCATTGAACAGGTCATGACCGACAAGGGCGCGGGCAAACAAATAAATCACACGGTTCCCTTTACCCTCCATGGTCGCCAAGACAATACCTACTGGACATGCAGTTTCAGCCCTGTAGATGATCAAAGTGCCCCCGATGGCATCGGCGGGGCGCTCGTAATTTGCAATGAAATCACAGACCAGATGTATGCCAATCAGACCCTCGACACAAAATGCGAACAACTCACCCAGATGTTCAACAAGGCCTCTGCGTTTATGGCGCTAATGAGCGGGCCTGACCATAAATTTGAACTTTCTAACCCGAGTCATAACCAGATTGTAGTCCATCGCCCTGTATTGGGTCTGCCCGTCGCAGAGGCCCTGCCTGATGCTGTGGAACAAGGCTCTGTGAGCATCCTAGATCATGTCTTTACCTCTGGTGAGCCTTATATTGCGAACCGTGCTAAATATAGCGTTCAGATAACGCCGGAGGCGCCTATTAAGGAGCGCATCCTCAACTTTGTTTATCAGCCAGTGCTTGGGCCGGAGGATGAAGTCAGCGCGATCTTTGTAGAAGGAACCGATGTAACGGACCAAGTGCAGGCGCAGGAGGAACTGCAGCGGGTTAACAGTGAGCTGGCCGATACCGTGTTCCGCCTGAAAGCGATTGAACGACGAAAGAGTTTTCGTTTGAAACTAACTGATCGGCTGCGTCCGCTCCTGGATCCGAATGAGATCACAGCTGCCGCAACCGAATTGCTTGGTCAGTTTTTGGGCGTTACCCGCGTGTTCTATGGCGACTTCTCAGAGTCGGGCGACACGGTAACCGTAAGACCCGGGTGGACAAGAGATGGCGCAGAATCAATGGTCGGGGACGAGCTTCGATTAGAGGAGTTTGGCCCTGTAGTTGCGTCTCAGATCCAGGCCGGGGACGCTTTTGTACTTAGTGATGTGACCACTGACGAGCGTTCTGCCGCCTTTGCCCCGGCATACCTCGATAGGGGAATAAAGGCTGTCCTGGCGGTTCCCGTTATCAAAGCCGGCTCGTTGCGCGTGTTGCTAGGAGTACATGATTCCAAAGTCCATAATTGGTCAGCGGTAGACGTTGCCTTGGCTGAAGATGTAGTGGACCGGACGTGGGCGGCTGTTGAATCTGCCCGTGCGCAGGCCGAGCTTCGCCGAGAGCGAGACCATAGCAGACACATTCTGGACAGCATGACGGAAGGCTTCATCTCAATATCCGCTGACTGGACCATAACTCATTTCAATGCTGAAGCGGCGCGTATTAGCCGACAACCCGTTCGTGACGTCATCGGGAGGACACAATGGGAGGTTTGGCCGGAGCTGAGAGGCTCCGCTATCGACGACTTGTACGTCGGAGTCAGGCAAACCGGCAAAGCGAGCACGATGGAACTGCCCTTTGTGCTTCCTGGCGATTATCACGCATGGATAGAAATAAGAGCCTACCCTGCCCTTGATGGCGCGCTTGCGGTGTTCTTTCGGGACATTACCGAGCGCAAATTGGTCGACGAAGAAATACGTCACGCATCACTGCACGACCCCTTAACGGGTCTGCCGAACCGGGCCATGTTGTTTGAGTATGCAACCCACTTATTGCCTCACAACCTGCGAGCTTCACAATGCGCTGCAATACTGTTTCTCGATCTGGACCGCTTCAAGCCAATTAACGACACCCACGGACACGAAGTTGGCGACATGGTGCTCAAGGAAGTATCCAGCAGGCTTTCACTAAGCCTGCGTGCAGAAGACCTGGTAATCAGAATGGGCGGCGACGAGTTCGTAATCCTGCTACAAGATATAGGCGTTTCTGCCTACGCCGCAGAGGTAGCCCTCCATATTATCAGGAAAATCAGTGAACCTTATCAGGTGGGAGAACTGGCGCTGTCGATTTCAACGTCCATCGGCATCAGCATGTTCCCGCGCGATGGTGAAGACATTGATACATTAGTGAACCATGCCGACGCTGCGATGTATCAGGCCAAGCAGGAAGGCAGAGATAATTTCCAGTTCTACTCCTCGGCGTTTACTGCGGGTATCCAACAACAGAACAGGATTGAACAGGCGCAATAGTTGGGTTTCGTCGTCACCAGTGATGTAAAAACGGTAAGCACCATCCAAAGGTGGCTCGATATAACCTCTGACCAGCGCGCCGAAGTTATCGCCGCGGTTTCGGGGGGAATCGAGACTGGTTATTTCAAGCACTTCGTGGGGGTTGTGGGGGCGCGCGCTCAATAACTAAGTGCAACACCCTCTAATCGAGTACCGTGTTGCCATGGAAAAACACTATCATCACCTTAGTACCACCGACTGCGTTACGCTCATGTTCCTGAAGCGCCAGGGCCTAAGCCTTCGTGCCATTGCCAGTGAGCTGAACCGTTCACCCAGCACCCTGAGCCGGGAATTGCAGCGGCGTACGGTTGAAGGCCGACTCTATGATGCCGAAGCAGCAGGACTCGCAGCGCGTTCAGCACGTTTGCTATGCCGACCCCGGCGCAAGTTGGTCGAGGGCACTGACCTCCATGAAGTGGTCGTCGACATGCTGCGAAACAAGTGGTCTCCTCAGCAAATCAGCGGCACACTGAAGACCATGTTTCCTCATCATCCTGAGTTTCAAGTCTCACATGAGACCGTGTACAAAGCCATTTATGCCCAGCCTCACGGCGAGCTGCGCAAGGAGCTGATTACCTGCCTGCGTCAGGGTCACACCAAGCGCCGTCCCCGTGCTGGCGGGGTTGATCGTCGCCAACAAATCCCGGATCTGGTCAGCATCCACTTGCGACCGCCGGAAGTCGAAGAGCGACTGCTGCCTGGGCATTGGGAAGGCGACTTGATCAAGGGTGCCTTCAATCGCTCGGCCGTTGGCACCCTGGTGGAGCGTGTCAGTGGTCTGGTATTCCTGGCCAAGATGGATGGTGCCACCGCCACAGCGGCCGTTCAGGGCTTCAGTGCCGCGTTGAATCGGGTACCGCTGGAGATGCGCCAGACCTTCACTTACGACCAGGGTCGCGAGCTGGTGCGCCATGCTGAGATCACCCAAAAGACCGGCACGGCGATCTACTTCGCTGACCCGCACAGCCCCTGGCAACGAGCCATTAACGAGAACACTAATGGCTTGTTGCGGCAGTACATGCCGAAGGGAACCGACCTGTCTGTGTTCAGCCAGGATGAATTGGACGCTTTTGCCTTCCAGCTCAACACTCGGCCTAGAAAGCGGTTAGGCTTCAAACCACCGCTGGAGGTGTTTATGGATTTGATCAACCGTACCCAGGAAGCGCCATCAGGCGTTCATTAAACCGAGTGTTGCACTTGGAGTTGGAGACCGCCCAGGTTTGTTTGGTTTATAATAATTTTTATCCACATATCAGCTTATTAGAGACTTTTATTGATGTAATAAGTGAAGTCAAAAATGTACTTTGGGGTCTATGGAAATCAATTGTTTAAGTTAGCGTTGTAGCCACGCACCTCGGCCTCTTGGCGCTGAGTTATCCGCTGATCCAAACCAGCATTTCTCATCCTTCTTCGCTTTCTCACTAGCTCTTACAGCTGACGCATTCCCACTGTTCACCTGCAAGCTCTTCGGAGCACTCACCACAAACTACTCGAACCGTTAAAGCTCATCAGCCCGCCGCCGCGGTGTTCCTTCGCGCTGCTTCTTACCCCCGTCCGAGGCTACGTATGAAGCGGCCCCGGACGGTTCGAGGAGCCCTTTTGCAAGTATGTGATCAGCGGCCTTTTCGCCGATCATGATTGTGGGGGCATTGATATTGCCGTTGGTTACTGCGGGCATGATTGAGGAATCCACAACCCGCAGGTTTTCCACACCGTGTACCCGGCACTCGTTGTCGACCACCGCTAGTTCGTCAGTGCCCATGCGGCAGGTGCCGCAGGGGTGGTAGGCGGTCTCGGCGCTGTGGGCAACCCAGTCATCAATCTCGTCGTCCGTTGTTACGTCCGGGCCCGGAGAGACCTCTTCTCCGCGGAAGGGATCGAAAGCCGGTTGGGCGAATAGCTCACGGGTAAGGCGGAGACCATCCCGGTACGCCTGCCTGTCGGCCTCGTCCGAGAGATAATTGAAGAACATCCGTGGCGGATCTTCCGGATCAGCGGAGCGCAATTTCACCCAGCCCCGGCTTTTTGGCTTGTTGGCGCCCAGATGTACTTGGAAGCCGTGCCCTTTCACGGCACTGGAGCCATCATAGGCGATCGCCCCAGCCAGGAAATGATACTGCAGGTCGGGATAGCGGAGGCCCTGCCGGCTGCGTAT from Marinobacter sp. LV10R510-11A harbors:
- a CDS encoding NAD-dependent succinate-semialdehyde dehydrogenase, translating into MSNTHKTINPATEEVLETYPMMSRHEAESIVEQTHHAFLSWRKTGFGERVDILRKTAALIRERQDDYAALMTREMGKTLAEGKQECELCAAVCEYTAEQGPKALADETRELSGGRAVVSYQPLGVIYGIQPWNFPLYQVIRYSAANLMAGNTVLLKHANNVWGMALEVEKLYRDAGMPEHAFRTLLIDHEVSDAVIEHKLVRGVTLTGSPNAGRAVAQRAAKVLKKTVLELGSNDAYLVLADADIQKAAKICVQGRTYNAGQTCVAAKRFIIEEAVYDEFRDAYLAEMKKLSFGDPTHSDTKMGPMAREDLRDGLHEQVRKSIEAGATCSLGGEIPEGKGFYYPPTVLENVAPGQPAYDDELFGPVAALIKVKDAAEAMRVANDSIYGLGGGIFSADEEEAVRLARDEFDTGMININGYNLALPNLPFGGVKQSGYGREHGGFGMHEFVNVKAIMVNQS
- a CDS encoding catalase; this translates as MSDSKNPSQHAKGKGGELHQHADTTHPTMTTQQGAPVADDQNSLRAGARGPGLLEDHVMREKIFHFDHERIPERVVHARGVGFHGYFENYSDQSELTAADLFQRPGEQTPVFARFSTVAGNKGSADLPRDVRGFATKFYTRQGNWDLVGNNMPVFFIQDAMKFPDLVHAVKEAPDRGFPQAQSAHDNFWDFVGLMPESMHMLMWTMSDRAIPRSPRFMEGFGVHSFRFVNAQGVSQFVKFHWKPKHGMQSVVWNEALKINGADPDFHRRDMWDAIQRGDYPEWELGVQIFDDAFAEKFEFDILDATKLIPEEQVPITPLGKMVLNRAVDNFFAETEQVAFCTQNIVRGIDHSNDPLLQGRNFSYLDTQTKRLGGPNFTHIPINAPKCPMHHFQQDGHMAMTNPTGRVNYEPNSWENNPGPRENPTDGFHSYAEEIEGTKVRERSPSFSDHYSQAGQFYISQTDTEQGHIADAFVFELSKVERADIRLRMVAHLRNVDESLAKTVADGLGLESLPEAPTPAATPRKDLPSSDALSILKNGPGSFSGRKLGVFVSEGTDAKTFDALKAAAEKEGAVVAVIAPHISGVCDSNGRKIPANEKIDGGPSVLFDAVALMPGSQGLDQLANHGPVRDFINDAFAHCKFIGFNESARKLFKAVGIEQKLDDGCLLLDANEADDAASNFIEKCRSLRYWPREGAINKV
- a CDS encoding YqaA family protein; this translates as MMKDGTSRQPKGLARIKGLARRLIYSRHAFWGLGIASFLESILIPIPLEAILIPLMQARRSQIFLLSTIALLGCLAGATVGYYVGYFVFDAVGQQLVDMISTPEQFEQVRMRMEEDGFWFVMSVGVIPIPFQIAMLAAGATSYSFFLFMLASALSRALRYYGLGLLVVIAGNRAQAIFERHKVSAIIVITIVVFVIWGWALLSG
- a CDS encoding diguanylate cyclase domain-containing protein, yielding MMSNPAGKTTISSLDFLPSGSEMGRFIRDHDWFDSALGSPQQWSQSLRTVLRLMLNTAQPMAVFWGEHGTCLYNDAFRQSLVSEQHPDSLGQPASEVWRETWPMIGSIIEQVMTDKGAGKQINHTVPFTLHGRQDNTYWTCSFSPVDDQSAPDGIGGALVICNEITDQMYANQTLDTKCEQLTQMFNKASAFMALMSGPDHKFELSNPSHNQIVVHRPVLGLPVAEALPDAVEQGSVSILDHVFTSGEPYIANRAKYSVQITPEAPIKERILNFVYQPVLGPEDEVSAIFVEGTDVTDQVQAQEELQRVNSELADTVFRLKAIERRKSFRLKLTDRLRPLLDPNEITAAATELLGQFLGVTRVFYGDFSESGDTVTVRPGWTRDGAESMVGDELRLEEFGPVVASQIQAGDAFVLSDVTTDERSAAFAPAYLDRGIKAVLAVPVIKAGSLRVLLGVHDSKVHNWSAVDVALAEDVVDRTWAAVESARAQAELRRERDHSRHILDSMTEGFISISADWTITHFNAEAARISRQPVRDVIGRTQWEVWPELRGSAIDDLYVGVRQTGKASTMELPFVLPGDYHAWIEIRAYPALDGALAVFFRDITERKLVDEEIRHASLHDPLTGLPNRAMLFEYATHLLPHNLRASQCAAILFLDLDRFKPINDTHGHEVGDMVLKEVSSRLSLSLRAEDLVIRMGGDEFVILLQDIGVSAYAAEVALHIIRKISEPYQVGELALSISTSIGISMFPRDGEDIDTLVNHADAAMYQAKQEGRDNFQFYSSAFTAGIQQQNRIEQAQ
- a CDS encoding IS30 family transposase, yielding MEKHYHHLSTTDCVTLMFLKRQGLSLRAIASELNRSPSTLSRELQRRTVEGRLYDAEAAGLAARSARLLCRPRRKLVEGTDLHEVVVDMLRNKWSPQQISGTLKTMFPHHPEFQVSHETVYKAIYAQPHGELRKELITCLRQGHTKRRPRAGGVDRRQQIPDLVSIHLRPPEVEERLLPGHWEGDLIKGAFNRSAVGTLVERVSGLVFLAKMDGATATAAVQGFSAALNRVPLEMRQTFTYDQGRELVRHAEITQKTGTAIYFADPHSPWQRAINENTNGLLRQYMPKGTDLSVFSQDELDAFAFQLNTRPRKRLGFKPPLEVFMDLINRTQEAPSGVH